The Branchiostoma floridae strain S238N-H82 chromosome 10, Bfl_VNyyK, whole genome shotgun sequence genome has a segment encoding these proteins:
- the LOC118424257 gene encoding fibropellin-1-like, which yields MACPCQNDGMCVPDPSMTRGQGHYICECPGYTGRWCEQEIDECQSNPCHNGTCVDFVNGFNCTCDSDHVGEFCHIDIDDKCGLQPCFPDVLCINVAGGFECGDCPEGFTGNGVNCEG from the coding sequence ATGGCCTGTCCATGTCAGAATGACGGCATGTGTGTACCAGATCCCAGCATGACTCGCGGCCAGGGCCACTATATCTGTGAATGTCCCGGATATACGGGTCGATGGTGTGAGCAGGAGATTGACGAGTGTCAGTCAAACCCCTGTCACAACGGCACGTGTGTTGACTTTGTTAATGGTTTCAACTGCACCTGTGATTCCGACCATGTCGGTGAGTTCTGTCATATCGACATAGACGACAAGTGTGGCCTGCAGCCATGTTTCCCTGATGTTCTCTGTATCAACGTTGCTGGCGGATTTGAGTGCGGGGACTGCCCGGAAGGGTTTACAGGAAACGGCGTTAACTGTGAAGGTTAG